Within the Corynebacterium afermentans subsp. lipophilum genome, the region GAACGCGCGTTCATCTTGTGCGGCATGGCGGATGAGCCGACCTGGCCTTCCTTGAAGCCTTCGGTGACGGTTTCGTTGCCGGCCATGAGGCGGATCGTGGTGGCCAGCGAGGACGGTCCCGCGCCCAGCTGCACCAGCGAGGACACGACGTCGAAGTCGAGGGAGCGCGGGTAGACCTGCCCCACCGAATCAAACACGCGGTCAAAGCCGAGACCTTCCGCGATGCCCTGCTCAAGGCGGGAAAGCTTGTCCTCGTCACCTCCCATGAGGTCCAGCATGTCCTGCGCGGTACCCATCGGTCCCTTGATGCCGCGCAGCGGATACCGCTCTAACAGCTCCTCAATGCGCTCCACCGCGACCAGGATCTCGTCGGCGGCGGAGGCGAAACGCTTGCCCAGGGTGGTCGCCTGCGCCGCCACATTGTGGGAGCGGCCGGCCATGACCAGCGACTTGTACTCGCCGGCGCGGTTTCCCACGGCCTTGAGCAGCGCGATCGCCTTGTCTCGGGTGAGCTCGAGGGCGCGGCGCACCTGCAGCTGCTCCACGTTTTCGGTCAGGTCGCGCGAGGTCATGCCCTTGTGGATTTCTTCGTGGCCGGCCAGCGCGTTGAACTCCTCGATGCGCGCCTTCACGTCGTGGCGGGTGACCCGCTCACGCTCTGCGATCGAGTCCAGGTCCACCTGGTCGATGACTTTCTCGTAGTCTTCGATCGCGCCCGGTTCGACAGAAACACCGAGTTCTCGCTGCGCTTTTAGCACCGCGATCCAGAGCTGGCGCTCCAGGATGATCTTGTGCTCCGGGGCCCACAGGGTGGCCATCTCCGGGGAGGCGTAACGGTTACTCAGAACATTCGCATTATTCGGCTTCACGGCCTTCATCATAGGGAGATCGCCCCTTCGATCGCGGGGCGGGCGATGTCCTTGCGGTAGAACGCCCCGGGAAGTTCGATACCTTCGATGATCTGGTACGCCTGCGCAACAGCATCCTCGAGCGTCGTGCCTTGGCCCACCACGCCAAGCACGCGGCCGCCGGAGGCAACGTACTCGCCGTCCTCTAACGCAGTGCCGGCGTGCAGCACCCGCGAGGGATCGTCCAACGCTTCGCCGGTGACAACACCACCGGTCTTGGCAGCTTGCGGGTAGCCCTCGGCCGCCAGCACCACCATGGCGGCGAACCCGTCGCGCCACTGCAGTTCCCCGACCTCGCCCAGGCGCCCCTGGGCCACTGCGAGCAGCACGTCCGCCAGCGGGGTCTGCAAAAGCGACAGCACCGCCTGGGTCTCCGGGTCTCCGAAGCGGGCGTTGAACTCCACCACTGCCGGGCCCTGCGGCCCCCAAGCAGCGCCGATGTACAAAAGCCCCTGGTACGGGGTCCCGCGGCGCACCATTTCTTCCGCCACCGGGCGCGCAATCGCATCCACGATGGTCTGCACCCCATCCTCCGGCAGCCACGGCAGCGGCGCGTACGCACCCATGCCACCGGTGTTGGGGCCCTCGTCGTTGTCGTAGGCGCGCTTGTGGTCCTGCGCGGGCAGCAGAGGCACCACCGTCTCGCCGTCCACCAGGCAGAATAGCGAGACCTCGGGGCCTTCCAAGAAGGATTCGAACAGCACCGGGTTGCCGGCCGCCAGCACCGCTTCCGCGTGCGCTTTCGCCTCGGCGCGGTCCTCGGTGACCACCACGCCCTTGCCGCCCGCCAGGCCGTCGTCTTTGACCACGTAGCGCGGGCCGTACTCGTCCAGCGCGGCCTCAACTTCTTCCAGCTTCTCGACGCGCTTTGCCGACGCGGTGGGCACCCCCGCCGCGGCCATGACGTCCTTGGCAAAGGCCTTGGACCCCTCGAGCTGCGCCGCGGCCTTCGTCGGGCCGAACACCGGCACGCCGGCTTCGATCAGCGCGTCGGCCGCGCCCGCTACCAGGGGCACCTCCGGGCCGATCACCACAAGCTCCGCGTCGATGTCGCGAGCCAGCGCCACAATCTCGTCCGGGGAAGCGACGTCGACGGACCGTACCGCGGCTAAGCGGGACATGCCCGCGTTACCCGGCGCGACGGTAAGTTCGTGGCCTTGCATTGCGTTGAGTAGGGCGTGTTCGCGGCCGCCCGAACCGATGACAAGGATGCGCATGCGCCCCAATTTACCGGTAGCGTCGATAAGCATGAGCACCGTATTCAGCAAGATCATTGCCGGCGAGATCCCGGGCCGCATCGTGTACCAGGACGACACCGTCGCAGCCTTCCTCACAATCGAACCCGTCGCCTACGGCCACACGCTGGTCGTGCCGGTGGAAGAGATCGACAAGTGGACCGACATCCCGGCCGAGCTGTGGTCGCACATGAACGAGGTCGCCCAAAACATTGGCGCGGTCATCGTGGAGAAGTTCAACGCAGAGCGCGCCGGCTACCTCATTGCCGGCTTCGAGGTGCCGCACGCCCACATCCACGTCTTCCCCGCCAACGACATGTCGGGCTACACGCTGTCTACCGCGATGCGTCACGACGAGACCGACGCAGCGAAGATGGACGCCGCCGCGGAAACCATCCGCGAAGGCCTTAAAGCGCAGGAAGCGAAATAGTAAACGTCGAGCCCTCGCCCGGCGCGGTGGCCACCTTCACGGTGCCGCCGTGCGCCTCAATGAGGGACTTGGTGATGGCCAGGCCCAGCCCGGAGCCACCGGTGGCGCGGTTGCGGGATGAGTCGGCGCGGTAGAAGCGCTCGAAGATGTGCTCCGCGTCCTTGGCCTCCATGCCGCGGCCGTTGTCAGCGACGTCGATGACAACGCGGTCGAGGTTTTTGCGGATAGTCACGGTGACTTCCGCGTCCGGGCCCGCGTGCTTGTAAGCGTTGGTGATCAGGTTCACCAGTACCTGGTGCAGCCGGTCCGGATCGCCGTTGACCTGGGCGACATCCGGGGTGTCTGTGACGACTTCCACGGTGCGGTCCGGGAACGCGGCATCGACGGTGCTCTTCGCGGACAGCACCCACTCCAGCACGTCCATCGGCTTCTTTTCTAGGCGCGCACCCTCGGCGCGGGTGAGCGCCAGCAGGTCCTCCACCAGCAGCTGCATGCGGGCGGACTCTTCGTCGATTTTGCCCAGGACCATGTCCGGATCGTTCGCCATCCCCTTCCGGTACAGCTCGGTGTACCCTCGCACGCTGGTCAGAGGTGTGCGCAGCTCGTGCGAGGCGTCCCCGACAAAGCGGCGCATCTGTTCCTCTTGGGTGCGGGCGTTATCCAGGGAGTCCTGCAGCTTCGACACCATGGTGTTCATGGCGTAGGACAAACTGCCCACTTCAGTCTCGCGCGGCCAGGCGGGCACACGGCTGTCCGTCTCGCCGTTCGCAATCGCCAACGCCGTGTTCTCCACGATCTTCAGCGGCGCGAGCGCACGGGCCACCATGTAGTTCGCGGCCACGCCGATGCCGAACAGCGCCAGCACACCGACCCCGGCTTCCACCCAGGCGAGCGCGCGCAGCATCTTCGCCTCGGTTTCCAGCGACTTGGCCACGTACTGCACCGTGCCGTCGGACTGCTGGTGCGCCATCGCCCGCCACTTCACGCCTTGGCTTTTGTCGTCGACGGAGGGGATGGTCGTGGGGTGGTCGAGGCGCTTCACCTTCGAGTAGTCCGGCGGGTTCACCGATCCCCTGCGCGGCACCAGCTGGTCGTGGCCGGGGTACAGGGTGGCCTGGTTGAACTCGCTGGGCAGGCTCAGGATGTTGAACTGCCAGGCGGGTGTTTGCTGCGCCCACGTTGCCATGCCTTCGCGCAGCTGGTCGTCTGCGCGGTCGACCAAAAAGTAGCGCATGACAAAGTAGATCAGCACCGAGCTCAGCGCGATGCCGATCGTCGATGCGGCCATCACCACCGCGACAAGCTGCCGCTTGAGCGGCTTTTTCGACGGCGCCGTTAACACCGAATAGGACATTGCACTACTGCGCACTACTGACGCGGGGTGCGCAGCACATAGCCGACACCGCGGACGGTGTGGATCAGCTGCACGTCGCCGGTATCGACCTTGCGGCGCAGATACGAGATGTAGGACTCGACCACGTTGCCATCGCCGCCGAAGTCGTAGTGCCACACGTTGTCCAGGATCTTCGCCTTGGACACCACGACCTCAGCGTTGAGCATGAGGTAGCGCAGCAGGTTGAACTCGGTGGGCGACAGTTCCACGATCTCGCCGGCCTTGGTCACCTCGTGGGTGTCGTCGTTGAGCGTGAGGTCGGCGTAACGCAGGGTGGTGTCTTCGTTGGAATCTTCGCTGACGTTGCCGCGGCGCAGGATCACGCGCAGGCGGGTGATTACTTCTTCAAGGGAAAACGGCTTTGTCACGTAGTCGTCCGCGCCGATGGTGAGGCCGTGGATGCGGTCTTCCACTGCGTCCTTCGCGGTGAGGAAGAGCACCGGCGCGTCCAGGCCTTCGGCGCGCAGCTTGCTTAGCAGCTCGAAGCCGTCCATTTCCGGCATCATCACGTCGAGGATGTAGGCGTCCGGCTTCCAGGAATGGGCGAGCTCGATGGCTGCGGGACCGGAGTTTGCGGTCTCCACCTCGAACCCTTGGAACTTCAGGGAAACAGTTAACAGTTCCACGATGTTCGGCTCGTCGTCGACGACGAGCACCTTCAGGTTCTGCGAGTTCTCTGCCATGTCAATCACTTTCCGTTTCGTCGCAATGCGTCGCTAACAAGATAGAGCGATTAAACCGCACAAGTCTGCGCGTTTCCTGTACGTCCACTGAACGCCCCTAGCGGACTTCCCCCGAAATGTCTCCCCACAAAAGAATTGGAGCTGGAGACGGGACTTGAACCCGCAACCTACGGTTTACAAGACCGTTGCGCTACCAATTGCGCCACTCCAGCAGTGCAGCAAGATCTTACACACGCCCCGCACCTGCGACATAACTGGCCAACCGATAGTGTGAGCGTGTGACAGAAGGTAACTCATTGTGGGAGAGGATCTCCGGCTCGCGGCAGCGTGTGGCAACGATTGACGAGGCCCGCACGTCCCCGCCGCCGTCCGTCCTCGCGCCCATTAACCTGGCAGATCCCGCCGAGGTCGCGGCGGTGATGAACATCGCCGCGCGCATCGGGGAGATCCTCATTGCGAACGCGACGACGTCCGCGGACGCGGCGAAGCAGATCCACACGGTGTGTTCCTCCTATGGCCTGCACTACGTGCACGTGTCCATCACCGTGAACACGATCACGCTCAACACGATCATCGGCGTGGATCAGCGCACCCCGGTGAATGTGTTCCGGGTGGTCACAATGATCAGCGAGAACTACCACAAGCTGCAGGAAGTCGACCGGCTGATCCGCTCGATTCGTTCCGGCGCGACCCCGCCGGAAATGGCGGAGCGGATCCTCAACGACATCGACACCTCGCCGATCCCCCACCGCAACACCCGCAACCTCGCCGGCTGGACTGTGATGGGTTTCTTCGTGGCGATGCTCCTCGGTGGCGACCTACTGATGATGACCGTCGGCGGCCTGACCGCGTTCCTCATCATGGGCTTCAACAAGCTACTTTCGCGCGGCGGCCTGCCTGCGTTTTTCCACAACGTCATCGGCGGCTTCCTCGCCACGGTGCCCGCGGCAATCACGTACGACTTCTCCGCGTCGATCGGCCGCACAATCGTGCCCAGCCAACTCATTGCGACGGGCATCATCGTCCTTCTCGCGGGTCTGACGCTTGTGCAATCGCTTCTCGACGGCGTGACCGGCTCCCCCCTCAACGCTTCCGCCCGCTTCTTCAGCGCCATGCTGAACACCGGCGGCATCGTGGCTGGCGTGGCCAGCGGCGTGGCGGTATCGGAGATGGTGGGCATGCCCCTGCCGCCGATTGAGCTTCTCCCCGGCAGCGCCGCGTATTCGAACGCGCTGCTCACCGTGGTCGGCGGCGGCATGGCCGCAGCCGCTTTTGCCGTGTGCTGTTTCGCGGAGCGCGCCGCGATCATCCTGTCTTTTGTCACCGCCGCGCTCGGCTCCGCCTGCTACTACATCCTGCTCGCCCCACTCGGCCTGGGCAGGCTGTCCGCGACCGCAGCCTGCGCCATCGTGGTGGGACTTGTCGGCGGCCTGATTTCCCGCCGGTTTTTGATCAACCCGGTGATCACGGCCGTGGCGGGCGTGACCCCGTTTTTGCCCGGCTCGTGGATCTACCGCGGCATGTACGCGTTGATGAACGAGCAGATGCTGCTGGGCATGATGAACCTGTTCACCGCCATTGGCACCTGCATGGCATTGGCCGCCGGTGTGGTGTTCGGCGAGTGGGTTGCGCGCCGCATCCGCCGTCCGCAGCTGTATGTGCCGTACCAAGCGTTCAAGCGCGCTGGCCGCTTCACGTTCGAGCAGCTGCTCAGGGTGCGGCGACGCAGATAAGTTCATCGCGTAGGATGAAAGCCCTTGACGCCTGATGGAAGAAGGAGAACGTAGTGCCACCTAAGATCACCGATTCGCGCCCTACCGCCGAGGCGATGCACGCTGTTGAGGAGCAGACGGCTTCGGGTGCCCGTCGGATCGTGGCAACGTACGCCGAGGATTTCTTGGACGGCGTGACCCTGATGTCCATGTTGGGGGTTGCCCCGAAGGGCTTCGTGTACAAGCGCTACGTGGAGGATCTGGAGCAGGAGGCCGAGGAGGAAGCTCCGAAGAAGGCCACCAAGAAGAAGGCGACGAAGAAGAAAGCCTCGAAGAAAAAGGCTTCGAAAAAGAAGGCCACCAAGAAGAAGACCACGAAGAAGGCAAGCAAGAAGGCCACCAAAAAGTCGACGAAGAAGACTGCCAAGAAGGCCTAAATGGGGGACAACGAGTTCGTCGTTGTGGCGAACCGCCTGCCGGTGGACAAGGTGGGAGACCACTACGAGGTCTCCCCGGGCGGCCTCGTCGCCGCCCTTGCCCCGGTTTTGCGCGCCCGGGAGGGCTGCTGGGTGGGTTGGCCCGGCACCATCGGGGAAACGCTTGAGCCGTTCGAGTTCGGCGGCATTTCGCTGTTGCCGGTCGCGCTCGACCAGGATGATTTTGAAGGCTTCTACGAGGGCTTTTCTAACTCCGCGTTGTGGCCGCTCTACCACGATCTGATTGTCCAGCCGGAGTACAACCAGGCTTGGTGGGAACGCTACGTCGCAGTCAACCGCAAGTTCGCGGAGGCGACCGCGAAAGCCGCGGCGAAAGACGCCACCGTGTGGGTGCAGGACTACCAGCTGCAGCTCGTCCCGGGGATGCTCAAAGCACTCCGCCCCGACGTGACCATCGGCTTTTTCCTGCACATCCCCTTCCCTGCCCCGGCGTTGTTCCAGCAGTTGCCGTGGCGCGACGAGATTCTTGAGGGGCTGAAGGGCTGCGATCTGATCGGCTTTCAGCGCCACACGGACGAGGACAACTTCCGCCTGCTCACGGATGAGATCCGCACCGGCACTTTCCCCATTTCCATCGATTCGGGGGAGATCGCTGCCGCCACCAACGAGCAGGTCGAGGCGCTGCGAAGCGCCGTCGGCAGCCCGAAGCACCTCCTTCTCGGCGTGGACCGCCTGGATTACACGAAGGGCATCCTGCAGCGCCTGTTGGCCATCGAGTCGCTGCTGGAGGAGGGCAAGCTCTCCGACATTGCTTTTGTCCAGATCGCCACCCCGTCGCGCGAGCGCATCGAGCATTACCGCACTACCCGCAAGCAGGTCGAGGAGGCCATCGGCCGCATCAACGGCCGCTTCGGCGAGGTGGGCCGGCCTATCGTGCACTACGTTCACCGCAGTGTGCCGAAGGAGCAACTGGGCACCTTTTATGCCGCCGCAGACATCATGCTGGTCACCCCGTTCAAGGACGGCATGAACCTGGTGGCCAAGGAGTATGTGGCGGCCCACCCGGACGCGGACGGCGCGCTGGTGCTCTCCGAGTTCGCGGGTGCCGCCGTGGAGCTCAACCAGGCGTACCTGTGCAACCCGTTCGACCTGGAGTCCGTCAAGGAGGCGATCCTCGAGGCGACTCACCCGGACCCTGCGCGAATGCGCCACATGCATGATTGGGTGATGGAGCACGATGTGGCCGCGTGGGCGAAATCTTTCTTGGAGGAGCTGTGAAACGCGCCCTCGCATTCATAACACTTTTTGCCCTGGCCGCCTGCGCGCCCGCTCCCACGTGGCAGGTTGTCTCGCTGCGCACCAGCGAGGACCAGCCCGCCACTGAGGCGTCGATCGCGCGCGTGCGTATCGACGACCAAAGGTTTTCGGGCACCACCGGCTGCGCCGACGTATCCGGCTCGTTCGAGGGCGAAGACACCATCACGCTGGAAAACATCGAACTCGGTACCCCGGGCGATTGCTCCGGCTGGGCCCGCCACACCCACGATCAACTGGAACATCTCCTCGCCGAGGACAAAACCTTCCAGGTGTCCCACCCCGCCGATTTTGAGATGATTCTCGTGGCCGACAGCGGCGAAACCTTGAGACTGATGCGATGAGGCTTCTCGTTTGCCTGGATTTCGACGGCACGCTCGCGGAGCTGAACCCGGACCCGTACGCGGTCCGCATCCACCCACAATCAGAAGCCGCGATCCGCCGCCTCGCCGCCATCCCCGACACCGAGGTGGCCATCCTCACCGGCCGCCACGTCGAGGGCATTAAACAGGTCCTCCCGCAAAACCTACCCGTCACCCTGGTCGGCTCGCACGGCGCGGAGCCGGGGCCAAAACTTGCAGAGGAAGACCGCGCCTACCTCGACGACATCGAAAACCAGCTCAACGCCCTCGCCACCGACGGCGCCTACGTTGAGGTCAAGCCGTACCAGCGCGTCCTCCACGTGGCACAAGTCCACGACCGCGACATCGCGGCAACCATCCTCGCCGCCGCGAACGCCATCGACACCCACGGCCGCCCGAAGACTCAGGGCCACAACGTGGTGGAGTTTTCCGCGGTGGAGATCACCAAGGGCACCTGGCTCAACGCCTACAAGCAGGCCTTCGACCAAACTATTTTCGCCGGCGACGACGACACGGACGAGCACGCCATGGCGGTCCTCGATGACACCGACCTCGGCATCAAAGTCGGCACAAAACCGTCGCGGGCCACCCGCCGGGTGCCCAACGTCGATGCCATGGCACAATTGCTCACCCAACTCGCCGACGAAAGGGAAGCATGGAGCGCCACGCGCTAGTCCACCAGGGCCACGAGCGTCGCTGGATCGAGATCGAAGGCACGACCAACGCCCTCCTGCTGGTCCTGCACGGCTCGCTGCAGTCCGGCAACGTGCTGCGCAATTTCACCGACCGCACCTTCGAGGGCCTCGGCCCCACTGTGGTCTACCCGGACGGCATCAAGCACCATTTCAACGACCTGCGCTCGGGCTTCAACGAGGATGCGCGCCGCATGCGCATCGACGACGTCGGCTTCCTCACGAAACTCGTCGAGCGCTACAGCGCCGACACGGTGATCGGCTGCGGTTTTTCCAACGGCGGGCAAATGATCTTGCGCCTGCTTTTCGACGCCCCAGGGCTGCTCGCCGGCGCCGCCACCTTCGGCGCGTCGATGCCAACTGCCGACAACACGCTGACCACCGCCGACAACTACCAACCGACGAAGCTTCTGGCTGTCCAGGGCACAAAAGACAAGCTCGTGCCTTACGAAGGCGGCGTGGCCGGCATCGGCGGCAACAACCGGGGAGAAACCCGGTCTGCCCTCAACTCCGCCGAGTTCTTTGCGGAGTTAAACGGCTGCACCGGCCACGTAACGTCGACAAGCGAGAAGCTCCGCGTCGACGATTGGACCGGCGAGCACCCGGTCCGCCTCGTCTCCCTCGAGGGTGCCGGGCACATGGTGCCGGTGGACAAGGACCTCGACCCGCGGCTGGGCCACAACCCGAAGTCCCCTACCGGCGGGGAGCTTATCCGCGAGTTCTTCTTTGCCTAGCAAACTCGCTTAGCACCACGCCCGCCGCGACGGAGGCGTTGAGGGATTCCACCCAGTCCGCCATGGGCACGGACATGATGACGTCGCAGTTTTCGCGCACCAGGCGCGAGATGCCCTTGCCTTCGGAGCCGACGACGATGACCACGTTGTCGGTGGCCTGGTCGAAGGTGTCCAGGGTGTGCTCGCCGCCCGCATCGAGGCCGACCACGGTGTAGCCGTTGTCCTTGAACTGCTTGACGGTACGGGTCACGTTGGTCACGCGCGCCACGGGCAGCCGCGCCGCGGTGCCGGCGGATGTCCTCCAGGCCACGCCGGTGACCTGCGCCGAGCGGCGCTCCGGGATGATCACGCCGTTGCCGCCGAACGCCGCGGTCGACCGGATCACCGCGCCCAAATTGCGCGGATCCGTGATGTTGTCCAGCACCACGAACATGCCGGGCCCGTCCACGGACTCGAGCAAATCGTCAAAGTCCGCGTACTTGTACGGCTGGATCTTCAACCCGAGCCCCTGGTGCATGCCGTTGCCGGTCATCGCGTCGAGCTGCTGGCGCGGCACCTCGTGCACCGGGATGCCCTTGGAGTTGGCCATGCCGACCGCCTCGCTGAGCCGCTCGTCGTGGCCGGTACCAGCGACCACGTACAGCGCTTCGGCCGGCACCTTCGCCTTGAGACATTCCACTACCGGGTTGCGGCCGACCACCATGTCGGCGACCTCACGGTTGTGGCGCCCCTGCGCGCGGCGCTGCCGGTCCAGCTTGCGCTTGTGGGCGGCGTGGTAGACACGGTCTTCCGCCTTCGGGGTCGCGCCCTTGCCGCGCAGGCCGCGGCGGCGCTGCCCGCCGGAGCCCTTCGTGGGGCCCTTCTTGTTCTTCTTTTGCTTGTCGGGCCGCTCGTACGGTTTCGCCATGATCTACTCCTTCACCTGCCACTGTGGCCCGTCGGCCGTGTCGGTCACCTCGATGCCGGCCGCGGCCAGCCTGTCGCGCACCTCGTCGGCGGTCGCCCAGTCCTTCTCCGCGCGGGCGGTCGCCCTGCGCTCCAGCTCCGCGCGCACCAGCACATCCAGCGCGTTGCTATTGCTTGTCGACGACGGCCACGCCCCCGGGTCCACACCCAACACGGCCGCCATCGCACGAACCTGCGCAGCGATAGGAGCGGGGTCCTTCGCCTTGTTGCCCTCGCGCACCAGGTTGTGGATCTCGGCGAGCGCCTTGGGCACGGAGAAGTCGTCGTTGAGCGCTTCGGCGAATCCGTCGGTCCAGGTGGTGGGCTCGGGCATGCCGGCGCGCTTCACAAATTCTTCGATGCGCCGGTAGCCGGCCGCCGCCTCCTGCAGGGCCTCGGGCGAGTACTCCAGGACGCTGCGGTAGTGCGCGGAGCCGAGGTAGTAGCGCAGCTCCACGGGGCGAACCTGCTCGAGCATCGCGTCGATGGACAGCACGTTGCCGAGTGACTTCGACATCTTCTCGCCCGCCATGGTCACCCAGTGGTTGTGCAT harbors:
- a CDS encoding trehalose-phosphatase is translated as MRLLVCLDFDGTLAELNPDPYAVRIHPQSEAAIRRLAAIPDTEVAILTGRHVEGIKQVLPQNLPVTLVGSHGAEPGPKLAEEDRAYLDDIENQLNALATDGAYVEVKPYQRVLHVAQVHDRDIAATILAAANAIDTHGRPKTQGHNVVEFSAVEITKGTWLNAYKQAFDQTIFAGDDDTDEHAMAVLDDTDLGIKVGTKPSRATRRVPNVDAMAQLLTQLADEREAWSATR
- the purB gene encoding adenylosuccinate lyase, with translation MKAVKPNNANVLSNRYASPEMATLWAPEHKIILERQLWIAVLKAQRELGVSVEPGAIEDYEKVIDQVDLDSIAERERVTRHDVKARIEEFNALAGHEEIHKGMTSRDLTENVEQLQVRRALELTRDKAIALLKAVGNRAGEYKSLVMAGRSHNVAAQATTLGKRFASAADEILVAVERIEELLERYPLRGIKGPMGTAQDMLDLMGGDEDKLSRLEQGIAEGLGFDRVFDSVGQVYPRSLDFDVVSSLVQLGAGPSSLATTIRLMAGNETVTEGFKEGQVGSSAMPHKMNARSCERVGGFQVILRGYLTMVGDLAGQQWNEGDVFCSVVRRVALPDAFFAIDGQLETMLTVLDEFGAFPAMINRELDRYLPFLATTRILMASVRAGVGRETAHEVIKENAVAMALDMRERGAEQNLVERLATDERLPLDQAQLEEALSDRHAFIGAAESQVDRVLARVQKLVDEHPQAAAYTPGDIL
- a CDS encoding sensor histidine kinase, coding for MSYSVLTAPSKKPLKRQLVAVVMAASTIGIALSSVLIYFVMRYFLVDRADDQLREGMATWAQQTPAWQFNILSLPSEFNQATLYPGHDQLVPRRGSVNPPDYSKVKRLDHPTTIPSVDDKSQGVKWRAMAHQQSDGTVQYVAKSLETEAKMLRALAWVEAGVGVLALFGIGVAANYMVARALAPLKIVENTALAIANGETDSRVPAWPRETEVGSLSYAMNTMVSKLQDSLDNARTQEEQMRRFVGDASHELRTPLTSVRGYTELYRKGMANDPDMVLGKIDEESARMQLLVEDLLALTRAEGARLEKKPMDVLEWVLSAKSTVDAAFPDRTVEVVTDTPDVAQVNGDPDRLHQVLVNLITNAYKHAGPDAEVTVTIRKNLDRVVIDVADNGRGMEAKDAEHIFERFYRADSSRNRATGGSGLGLAITKSLIEAHGGTVKVATAPGEGSTFTISLPAL
- the thrE gene encoding threonine/serine exporter ThrE, producing the protein MTEGNSLWERISGSRQRVATIDEARTSPPPSVLAPINLADPAEVAAVMNIAARIGEILIANATTSADAAKQIHTVCSSYGLHYVHVSITVNTITLNTIIGVDQRTPVNVFRVVTMISENYHKLQEVDRLIRSIRSGATPPEMAERILNDIDTSPIPHRNTRNLAGWTVMGFFVAMLLGGDLLMMTVGGLTAFLIMGFNKLLSRGGLPAFFHNVIGGFLATVPAAITYDFSASIGRTIVPSQLIATGIIVLLAGLTLVQSLLDGVTGSPLNASARFFSAMLNTGGIVAGVASGVAVSEMVGMPLPPIELLPGSAAYSNALLTVVGGGMAAAAFAVCCFAERAAIILSFVTAALGSACYYILLAPLGLGRLSATAACAIVVGLVGGLISRRFLINPVITAVAGVTPFLPGSWIYRGMYALMNEQMLLGMMNLFTAIGTCMALAAGVVFGEWVARRIRRPQLYVPYQAFKRAGRFTFEQLLRVRRRR
- the rlmB gene encoding 23S rRNA (guanosine(2251)-2'-O)-methyltransferase RlmB — protein: MAKPYERPDKQKKNKKGPTKGSGGQRRRGLRGKGATPKAEDRVYHAAHKRKLDRQRRAQGRHNREVADMVVGRNPVVECLKAKVPAEALYVVAGTGHDERLSEAVGMANSKGIPVHEVPRQQLDAMTGNGMHQGLGLKIQPYKYADFDDLLESVDGPGMFVVLDNITDPRNLGAVIRSTAAFGGNGVIIPERRSAQVTGVAWRTSAGTAARLPVARVTNVTRTVKQFKDNGYTVVGLDAGGEHTLDTFDQATDNVVIVVGSEGKGISRLVRENCDVIMSVPMADWVESLNASVAAGVVLSEFARQRRTRG
- a CDS encoding HIT family protein; translated protein: MSTVFSKIIAGEIPGRIVYQDDTVAAFLTIEPVAYGHTLVVPVEEIDKWTDIPAELWSHMNEVAQNIGAVIVEKFNAERAGYLIAGFEVPHAHIHVFPANDMSGYTLSTAMRHDETDAAKMDAAAETIREGLKAQEAK
- a CDS encoding alpha/beta hydrolase family esterase, with the translated sequence MERHALVHQGHERRWIEIEGTTNALLLVLHGSLQSGNVLRNFTDRTFEGLGPTVVYPDGIKHHFNDLRSGFNEDARRMRIDDVGFLTKLVERYSADTVIGCGFSNGGQMILRLLFDAPGLLAGAATFGASMPTADNTLTTADNYQPTKLLAVQGTKDKLVPYEGGVAGIGGNNRGETRSALNSAEFFAELNGCTGHVTSTSEKLRVDDWTGEHPVRLVSLEGAGHMVPVDKDLDPRLGHNPKSPTGGELIREFFFA
- the purD gene encoding phosphoribosylamine--glycine ligase, which encodes MRILVIGSGGREHALLNAMQGHELTVAPGNAGMSRLAAVRSVDVASPDEIVALARDIDAELVVIGPEVPLVAGAADALIEAGVPVFGPTKAAAQLEGSKAFAKDVMAAAGVPTASAKRVEKLEEVEAALDEYGPRYVVKDDGLAGGKGVVVTEDRAEAKAHAEAVLAAGNPVLFESFLEGPEVSLFCLVDGETVVPLLPAQDHKRAYDNDEGPNTGGMGAYAPLPWLPEDGVQTIVDAIARPVAEEMVRRGTPYQGLLYIGAAWGPQGPAVVEFNARFGDPETQAVLSLLQTPLADVLLAVAQGRLGEVGELQWRDGFAAMVVLAAEGYPQAAKTGGVVTGEALDDPSRVLHAGTALEDGEYVASGGRVLGVVGQGTTLEDAVAQAYQIIEGIELPGAFYRKDIARPAIEGAISL
- a CDS encoding response regulator transcription factor codes for the protein MAENSQNLKVLVVDDEPNIVELLTVSLKFQGFEVETANSGPAAIELAHSWKPDAYILDVMMPEMDGFELLSKLRAEGLDAPVLFLTAKDAVEDRIHGLTIGADDYVTKPFSLEEVITRLRVILRRGNVSEDSNEDTTLRYADLTLNDDTHEVTKAGEIVELSPTEFNLLRYLMLNAEVVVSKAKILDNVWHYDFGGDGNVVESYISYLRRKVDTGDVQLIHTVRGVGYVLRTPRQ
- a CDS encoding META domain-containing protein, translated to MKRALAFITLFALAACAPAPTWQVVSLRTSEDQPATEASIARVRIDDQRFSGTTGCADVSGSFEGEDTITLENIELGTPGDCSGWARHTHDQLEHLLAEDKTFQVSHPADFEMILVADSGETLRLMR
- a CDS encoding alpha,alpha-trehalose-phosphate synthase (UDP-forming) — protein: MGDNEFVVVANRLPVDKVGDHYEVSPGGLVAALAPVLRAREGCWVGWPGTIGETLEPFEFGGISLLPVALDQDDFEGFYEGFSNSALWPLYHDLIVQPEYNQAWWERYVAVNRKFAEATAKAAAKDATVWVQDYQLQLVPGMLKALRPDVTIGFFLHIPFPAPALFQQLPWRDEILEGLKGCDLIGFQRHTDEDNFRLLTDEIRTGTFPISIDSGEIAAATNEQVEALRSAVGSPKHLLLGVDRLDYTKGILQRLLAIESLLEEGKLSDIAFVQIATPSRERIEHYRTTRKQVEEAIGRINGRFGEVGRPIVHYVHRSVPKEQLGTFYAAADIMLVTPFKDGMNLVAKEYVAAHPDADGALVLSEFAGAAVELNQAYLCNPFDLESVKEAILEATHPDPARMRHMHDWVMEHDVAAWAKSFLEEL